The Halalkalibacter krulwichiae genome has a segment encoding these proteins:
- a CDS encoding tetraprenyl-beta-curcumene synthase family protein: MKVPTTPWTLMYRIYRNALPNAHFYLEYWKNKANEIPNKELREQALSSIKDKAFHCEGGAVYGLLAGEDSKKIIQFIVAYQTISDYLDNLCDRSTSLDEEDFRALHESMFHALTPGAMPINYYRYRSDQNDGGYLTELVQTCQSVLESLSGFISVQEAMKKLAQYYCDLQVYKHVEKDQRVNLLQSWYERNKYDLPDMTWYEFSACAGSTLGIFCFAAYASNGLMDEEQVKLIKEGYFPWVQGLHILLDYFIDQEEDRIEEDLNFIFYYENEDRMVERMKHVKQKAEESIRNLPNWKFHRLINKGLIAIYLADEKVQAQKEIKRLAKRFIRFGGLPTVFFYLNSWVYRRA; the protein is encoded by the coding sequence TTGAAGGTACCAACTACACCGTGGACACTCATGTATCGTATTTATAGAAATGCTTTGCCAAATGCACATTTTTATTTAGAATATTGGAAAAACAAAGCCAATGAGATTCCGAATAAAGAGCTGAGAGAACAAGCGTTATCTAGTATTAAAGATAAAGCTTTTCATTGTGAGGGTGGAGCAGTTTATGGTTTACTGGCAGGAGAAGACAGCAAGAAAATCATTCAATTTATTGTCGCTTACCAGACAATTAGTGATTATTTAGATAATCTTTGTGATCGAAGTACCTCTCTAGACGAGGAAGATTTTCGAGCTCTGCACGAATCAATGTTTCACGCTCTCACTCCTGGGGCAATGCCGATCAACTATTATCGTTATAGAAGTGATCAAAATGATGGGGGATATTTAACTGAACTTGTCCAAACTTGTCAAAGTGTTCTCGAAAGCCTTTCTGGTTTTATAAGTGTACAAGAGGCTATGAAGAAGTTAGCTCAATATTATTGTGATTTACAAGTTTACAAACATGTAGAAAAAGATCAACGCGTCAACCTCTTACAAAGCTGGTATGAACGTAATAAATATGATTTACCCGATATGACATGGTATGAATTTTCCGCCTGTGCTGGTTCAACCCTTGGAATTTTTTGTTTTGCTGCTTATGCTTCCAACGGATTGATGGATGAGGAGCAAGTCAAATTAATAAAAGAAGGCTACTTTCCTTGGGTTCAGGGATTGCACATTCTTTTAGATTATTTTATTGATCAAGAAGAAGACCGAATAGAGGAGGATCTAAATTTCATTTTTTACTATGAGAATGAAGATCGGATGGTAGAGCGAATGAAACATGTAAAACAAAAAGCAGAGGAAAGTATTAGAAATTTGCCTAATTGGAAGTTTCATCGATTAATTAATAAAGGTCTTATAGCAATCTATTTAGCAGATGAAAAAGTACAAGCGCAAAAAGAAATAAAGCGGCTAGCTAAAAGATTTATTCGTTTTGGCGGTCTGCCGACAGTATTCTTTTATTTGAATAGTTGGGTTTACCGAAGAGCATAA
- a CDS encoding ATP-binding protein translates to MFKHFINNKKKMLTIYFLFTLVPAITISHILSLKKTQEYELEYMSQAQALANFHGYDIERFIGETISRLDMLATLININPNDLNNVEEILTRTQEKDIRFSGFYWATPDGDLIIGTNNLNGPVNVSDREYFQQAVRNGQYSISPAHIGRVTGRFVNTIAAPVFNNEEISGVLLGSIRIDKIEKSVLGKINDELIHVTDDLGQTIIQSDALLSNQNYYSHTIELDIVPWKITAYIMPEENFVYLSAFLKHLGISLIITNIFYLFLRYSLLKRRIKLEKKENEMQKIELVENLAASTAHEIRNPLTGIKGLVQLLSEKHKDEKDQLYFKIIQEEVNRINSIVSELLLLGKPTAHTLKTYDANEIIKEIEPIIRSESNYKSVDLYIDYTNYDLPILCVKDHLKQVMLNLIKNSLEAVDTSGKVVVRLEKNETYCLIQVVDNGCGMTTEVLDQVFDPFFTMKDNGTGLGLVVCRRIIRSYGGEIHINSHPNEGTKVELQIPLVKND, encoded by the coding sequence TTGTTTAAACATTTCATAAATAATAAAAAAAAAATGCTAACGATTTATTTCCTCTTTACTTTAGTTCCAGCTATTACCATTAGTCATATCCTCTCTCTGAAAAAAACTCAAGAATATGAACTTGAGTATATGAGCCAAGCACAAGCTCTTGCTAATTTTCATGGTTATGATATTGAAAGATTTATTGGGGAAACCATTAGCCGTTTGGATATGCTTGCCACATTAATAAATATAAACCCTAATGATTTAAATAATGTAGAGGAAATTCTAACTCGAACACAAGAAAAAGACATACGCTTCTCTGGCTTTTATTGGGCAACACCAGACGGAGATCTTATAATTGGTACTAATAATTTAAACGGTCCAGTCAATGTGTCTGATCGTGAATACTTTCAACAAGCGGTAAGAAATGGGCAATATTCGATTTCGCCAGCACACATCGGAAGAGTGACTGGTCGGTTTGTGAATACCATTGCTGCACCTGTTTTTAATAATGAAGAAATAAGCGGGGTATTATTAGGTAGTATACGAATTGATAAAATTGAAAAATCTGTCCTAGGAAAAATAAATGATGAATTGATTCACGTAACAGATGACTTGGGACAAACAATTATCCAATCAGACGCATTACTGTCTAATCAAAATTACTATAGTCATACGATTGAGCTTGATATCGTCCCTTGGAAAATAACCGCATATATTATGCCAGAAGAAAATTTTGTTTACCTTAGCGCTTTTCTTAAACATTTAGGGATATCTCTTATTATTACTAATATTTTTTATTTATTTCTCCGCTATTCCCTACTTAAACGAAGAATCAAATTGGAGAAAAAAGAAAATGAAATGCAAAAAATAGAATTGGTCGAGAATCTGGCAGCTAGCACAGCACACGAAATTAGAAATCCTTTGACTGGCATTAAAGGGCTTGTTCAGCTATTAAGTGAAAAACACAAAGATGAAAAAGATCAACTCTACTTCAAAATCATTCAAGAAGAAGTTAATCGTATTAATTCAATCGTTAGTGAATTATTGCTTTTGGGAAAACCAACTGCACACACTCTAAAAACATATGATGCTAATGAAATTATTAAAGAAATTGAGCCAATCATCAGATCAGAGTCCAATTATAAAAGCGTTGATCTCTATATTGACTATACGAATTACGACTTGCCTATATTATGTGTGAAAGACCATCTTAAACAAGTAATGTTGAATTTAATTAAAAACTCATTAGAAGCTGTTGATACTAGTGGAAAAGTTGTAGTTCGACTAGAGAAAAACGAAACCTACTGCCTCATCCAAGTAGTTGACAATGGATGTGGAATGACAACAGAAGTATTAGATCAAGTTTTTGATCCCTTTTTCACGATGAAAGATAATGGCACTGGATTAGGTTTAGTTGTTTGTCGACGAATTATTCGTTCATATGGAGGAGAAATCCACATTAATAGTCATCCTAATGAAGGAACGAAAGTCGAATTACAAATTCCCCTTGTTAAAAATGATTAA
- the xerS gene encoding tyrosine recombinase XerS, whose translation MASQFQQQQYKKLQMLLKDLPWYVEEYMSHKRRKLSAASLLNYAHDFKIFFNWICTEGLHSGDMKDVPLERLESITVQQADGFLSFLEYQLNNKKVTVNRKLSALKSLFNYLQNIAETPDLKPYLHRNVMAKIEFNELKESMETVANKMEGKILMGDEYEKFRLFISSDYGHLNKDNRKIVNFHQLNRERDTAIVSLILGSGLRLSEVVNLNLDDIDHSKFTARVIRKGNKEQYVYFSKQAMDDLNEYLLIRKARYKVDKANKALFVAAAMGPKGTPRRLTARSIEKLIEKYAKAFGKPSLSVHKLRHSFATRYHSEINDVPKLRRQLGHSSIQTTMIYTHINNDDLKNAVDKMDMPKGDE comes from the coding sequence ATGGCTAGTCAATTTCAACAGCAACAATATAAAAAACTACAAATGCTACTCAAAGATTTACCCTGGTATGTTGAAGAATATATGAGTCATAAACGCAGAAAACTTTCTGCCGCATCATTGTTAAATTATGCTCATGATTTCAAAATTTTTTTTAATTGGATTTGTACTGAAGGTTTGCATTCTGGCGATATGAAAGATGTTCCACTAGAACGATTAGAATCCATAACGGTTCAGCAAGCTGATGGTTTTCTCAGTTTTCTCGAGTATCAACTAAATAACAAGAAAGTTACTGTGAATCGAAAATTATCCGCATTGAAATCTCTTTTTAATTACTTACAAAATATTGCTGAAACTCCTGATTTAAAACCGTATTTGCACCGGAATGTTATGGCTAAAATTGAGTTTAATGAATTAAAAGAAAGTATGGAAACTGTAGCAAATAAAATGGAAGGCAAAATATTGATGGGCGATGAATATGAGAAGTTTCGCCTTTTTATTTCTTCTGATTATGGCCATCTTAATAAAGATAATAGGAAAATAGTAAACTTTCATCAATTAAATCGAGAACGTGATACAGCCATTGTATCTCTCATATTAGGCTCTGGATTGCGACTTTCGGAGGTTGTGAACCTGAATTTAGACGACATTGATCATAGTAAATTCACAGCAAGAGTTATCCGAAAAGGAAATAAAGAACAATATGTGTATTTTAGCAAGCAAGCAATGGACGATCTAAATGAGTATCTTCTTATTCGCAAAGCACGATATAAAGTTGATAAGGCTAATAAAGCGTTGTTCGTAGCTGCAGCAATGGGTCCTAAAGGAACACCTAGAAGGTTGACTGCTCGATCGATAGAGAAATTAATTGAAAAATATGCAAAGGCATTTGGAAAACCTTCATTATCTGTACATAAATTGCGACATTCATTCGCAACAAGGTATCATAGCGAAATAAATGATGTACCAAAATTAAGAAGACAACTCGGACATTCTTCCATACAAACAACAATGATTTACACACACATTAATAATGATGACTTGAAAAATGCAGTTGATAAAATGGATATGCCTAAAGGTGACGAATAA
- a CDS encoding putative holin-like toxin, whose protein sequence is MTVFESLMLMVAFATLVVVILTANNKK, encoded by the coding sequence ATGACCGTGTTTGAATCACTTATGCTTATGGTTGCATTTGCGACACTGGTAGTTGTGATACTTACGGCTAACAATAAAAAATAA
- a CDS encoding LLM class flavin-dependent oxidoreductase, translated as MKLSILDQAPILSGLKASDALKEALNLAKLGEELGYTRYWIAEHHNLSGLSSSAPEIMLSYIGANTKKIRIGSGAILLPHYKPYKVAEVFNTLAILFPNRIDLGIGRAPGGSAEATNALSDNFLEQVWKMPATLKELLEFLDTNDLERKESRVIATPLPDQAPKPWLLGTSKKSALLAAEYGMSYAFGHFMSDYDGVEIIKQYKKHFTPIKEGDKAEPLITVSVICADTTREAEELALYNYAWKKMNESLDINVTTTTKDPSKMIETFNRERTLEKLKRNTVIGNQTEVASELQGLKRMYDVEELMIVTIPSTYQERTRSYQLLAEALL; from the coding sequence ATGAAATTAAGCATTTTAGATCAAGCACCTATTTTATCAGGATTAAAAGCTAGTGACGCATTAAAGGAAGCACTGAATTTAGCGAAGTTAGGTGAAGAGCTTGGATATACAAGATATTGGATTGCTGAACATCATAATCTCTCAGGTTTGTCTTCCTCAGCTCCAGAAATTATGCTTAGTTATATTGGTGCAAATACGAAAAAGATTCGTATTGGTTCAGGGGCGATTCTATTACCTCACTATAAACCGTATAAGGTCGCAGAAGTATTTAATACGTTAGCTATTCTTTTCCCAAATCGAATTGATTTAGGTATTGGTCGAGCACCTGGCGGGTCAGCTGAAGCAACAAACGCTTTATCTGATAACTTTCTTGAACAAGTTTGGAAGATGCCAGCAACCTTAAAGGAATTATTAGAATTTCTAGATACAAATGATTTAGAAAGGAAAGAGTCCAGAGTTATTGCAACACCTTTACCTGATCAAGCACCAAAGCCTTGGTTGCTTGGCACAAGTAAGAAAAGTGCACTCCTTGCAGCCGAGTACGGTATGTCCTATGCATTTGGTCATTTCATGAGCGATTACGACGGTGTTGAGATTATTAAACAATACAAGAAGCATTTCACTCCTATAAAAGAAGGCGATAAAGCAGAGCCTTTAATAACCGTATCTGTTATCTGTGCAGACACAACAAGAGAGGCAGAGGAATTAGCATTATACAATTACGCTTGGAAGAAAATGAATGAATCTCTAGATATTAATGTGACAACAACAACTAAAGATCCAAGTAAAATGATTGAAACGTTTAACAGAGAACGAACACTCGAAAAACTAAAAAGGAACACAGTAATAGGGAATCAAACGGAAGTGGCTAGTGAGCTTCAAGGATTAAAGAGAATGTACGATGTAGAAGAACTAATGATTGTAACGATCCCATCTACATATCAAGAGCGAACCAGATCCTATCAATTATTAGCTGAAGCATTATTATAA
- a CDS encoding TraB/GumN family protein, producing the protein MSEQNITRLHLEGKEYILIGTAHVSKRSAEEVKEVIEAEQPDSVCIELDNQRYQSITEGNKWKDMDIFKVIKEKKATLLLMNLLISSFQKRIAKQFDIKPGQEMIQGIESAKDVGAELVLADRNIQTTFARIWHNIGLSGKAKLLMQIIYSVFNKEEISEEELDKMKSQDMLHSMLDEFTATFPRLKVPLIDERDQYLAQKIKEAPGDKIVAVLGAAHVPGIKEQIKKENDIEELSKRPPKSKTPAIIGWSIPLIILGIIIYSFYANPEVGVNLTMSWIIWNALFAGIGATVALAHPLTILAAIVIAPFSSLYPLLAAGWVAGFVEAYLRKPKVADFENLSDDVYTVKGFWNNKVTRILLIIVLTNLGSTIGTAVGGADVVRQFIQNILG; encoded by the coding sequence ATGTCAGAACAGAATATTACAAGGCTACATTTAGAAGGTAAAGAATACATATTGATTGGAACTGCGCATGTGTCAAAACGAAGTGCAGAGGAAGTGAAAGAAGTAATTGAAGCGGAACAACCAGACTCTGTTTGTATAGAATTAGATAACCAAAGGTATCAGTCCATCACAGAAGGCAATAAGTGGAAAGATATGGATATATTTAAAGTGATTAAAGAAAAAAAAGCAACTTTACTTCTTATGAATCTTTTAATATCTTCTTTCCAAAAAAGAATTGCTAAACAGTTTGACATTAAACCTGGCCAAGAAATGATACAAGGTATTGAGTCAGCAAAAGATGTCGGTGCCGAGCTAGTATTAGCAGACCGTAATATTCAAACTACGTTTGCACGAATTTGGCACAATATTGGGCTTAGTGGCAAAGCGAAACTTTTAATGCAAATCATTTATAGTGTCTTTAATAAAGAGGAAATATCTGAAGAGGAACTCGATAAGATGAAATCTCAAGATATGCTTCATTCCATGTTGGATGAATTTACGGCAACATTTCCTCGGTTGAAAGTTCCTCTAATAGATGAACGAGATCAATATTTAGCTCAAAAAATTAAGGAAGCACCAGGAGACAAAATTGTCGCAGTCCTTGGAGCAGCGCATGTTCCTGGTATTAAGGAACAAATCAAAAAGGAAAATGATATAGAGGAATTGTCAAAACGACCGCCAAAATCGAAAACTCCAGCAATAATTGGTTGGTCTATTCCACTTATCATTCTCGGTATTATAATTTACTCATTCTATGCCAATCCTGAAGTTGGAGTAAATCTTACGATGAGTTGGATTATTTGGAATGCACTATTTGCTGGAATTGGGGCAACTGTAGCATTAGCCCATCCATTAACCATTTTAGCTGCAATAGTCATTGCACCTTTTAGTTCACTTTATCCATTACTAGCAGCCGGTTGGGTAGCTGGATTTGTTGAAGCCTACTTACGAAAACCTAAAGTAGCTGATTTTGAAAATTTATCAGATGACGTTTATACCGTTAAAGGTTTCTGGAATAATAAAGTTACTCGCATCTTGCTAATTATTGTTTTAACGAATTTAGGAAGCACCATTGGCACTGCTGTTGGTGGAGCAGATGTCGTTCGACAATTTATACAGAACATACTTGGGTAA
- a CDS encoding H-type small acid-soluble spore protein, whose translation MNKQRAIEISQSPVMANVTYDEIPIYIQSVSNQYDTARIFPLDDPQDEKEVNLSSLIEH comes from the coding sequence ATGAATAAACAGCGTGCAATCGAAATTTCACAATCTCCAGTAATGGCAAATGTTACTTACGATGAGATACCTATTTATATTCAATCAGTAAGTAATCAGTACGACACGGCTAGAATCTTTCCGCTTGACGATCCTCAAGATGAAAAAGAAGTAAATCTATCAAGTTTGATTGAACATTAA
- a CDS encoding ATP-dependent Clp protease ATP-binding subunit translates to MLCQKCQKNQANISMNLIVNQAKQQMSLCTDCYHQISSKFGMNSLPFDDLFKGFFEAQGNQTNSGFTHVKEEKRREGGNGFLDQHGRNLSEEARQGRIDQVIGREKEIERVIEVLNRRSKNNPVLIGEAGVGKTAIAEGFAFKIVRGEVPTKLLNKEVYVLDISSLVAGTNYRGQFEEKMQQLVTELQERDNVILFIDELHMMVGAGASSEGSMDAGNILKPALARGEFQIIGATTLKEYRMIEKDAALERRFQPVIVKEPTIDEAFEILKGIRPIYENYHNVKYSDEVLKACITLSDRYIQDRFLPDKAIDLLDEAGSKLNLTQGETDKGKLEKRLNEIAREKELATKDENYERAAKLRDEEVDIKNKLENDIKEPVQEVTEEDIQGIIERSTGIPVKKLQKTEKSKMKDLQSNLAKKVIGQDRAIEKVTKAILRARVGLKPKSRPTASFLFVGPTGTGKTELTKTLAAELFGSKNSMIRLDMSEYMEKHSVSKLIGSPPGYVGHDEAGQLTEQVRRNPYSIILLDEIEKAHPDVLNMFLQIMEDGRLTDSQGRVVNFTETVIIMTSNAGVTDRKLATIGFNDEGESVLATQSILEDLRDYFKPEFLNRIDSIIEFSPLQKTDLIQIINIMLKELQLTLHEQGYSMVVTQAAKERIAELGYHQAFGARPLRRAIQEYIEDPITSLIIETEESVQSFTVDVANNKIHVRMNE, encoded by the coding sequence ATGCTGTGTCAAAAATGTCAAAAAAATCAAGCGAACATATCAATGAACCTTATCGTAAATCAAGCGAAACAACAAATGTCTTTATGTACAGATTGCTATCACCAAATAAGTTCAAAGTTTGGCATGAATTCTTTACCGTTTGATGATTTATTTAAAGGTTTTTTTGAAGCGCAGGGCAATCAAACTAATAGCGGATTTACACACGTAAAAGAAGAAAAACGTAGAGAAGGCGGCAATGGTTTCCTTGATCAGCATGGTCGAAATTTATCTGAAGAAGCGAGACAAGGACGCATTGATCAAGTAATTGGGCGTGAAAAAGAAATTGAACGAGTAATTGAAGTATTAAACCGTCGTTCTAAAAATAATCCAGTTTTAATCGGAGAAGCTGGTGTAGGTAAAACGGCGATTGCTGAAGGCTTTGCGTTTAAAATTGTAAGAGGTGAAGTCCCTACAAAGCTTTTAAACAAGGAAGTATACGTGTTAGACATTAGTTCACTCGTTGCAGGCACAAACTATAGAGGTCAATTTGAAGAAAAAATGCAGCAACTTGTAACGGAATTACAGGAACGAGACAATGTCATTTTGTTCATTGACGAGTTGCATATGATGGTTGGAGCAGGTGCAAGTTCAGAAGGGTCAATGGATGCCGGAAATATACTTAAACCAGCTTTAGCACGTGGAGAGTTTCAAATTATTGGTGCAACTACCTTAAAAGAATACAGAATGATTGAGAAAGATGCAGCTCTAGAGCGCCGCTTTCAACCCGTTATCGTTAAAGAGCCGACAATTGATGAGGCATTTGAAATTTTAAAAGGTATCAGACCTATTTATGAGAATTATCACAACGTAAAATACTCTGATGAAGTATTAAAAGCTTGTATTACATTATCAGATCGTTATATTCAGGATCGTTTCTTACCAGATAAAGCGATTGATTTACTGGATGAAGCTGGATCAAAATTAAATTTAACACAAGGAGAAACAGATAAAGGAAAGTTAGAGAAGCGTTTAAATGAGATTGCAAGAGAAAAGGAACTAGCAACTAAAGACGAAAATTATGAAAGAGCCGCAAAGCTTCGCGATGAAGAAGTTGACATTAAAAATAAACTCGAAAATGACATAAAAGAACCGGTTCAAGAAGTTACGGAAGAGGATATACAAGGCATTATTGAAAGAAGTACCGGAATCCCTGTTAAGAAACTTCAAAAAACAGAGAAATCGAAAATGAAAGATCTGCAATCAAACCTTGCTAAAAAAGTCATTGGACAAGATAGAGCAATCGAAAAAGTTACAAAGGCAATTCTACGAGCACGAGTTGGATTAAAGCCCAAATCTCGTCCAACTGCATCATTTTTATTTGTCGGACCAACCGGTACTGGTAAGACAGAGTTAACAAAAACGTTAGCAGCAGAGTTATTTGGAAGTAAGAACTCAATGATTCGACTCGATATGAGTGAGTATATGGAAAAACATTCTGTTTCTAAATTAATTGGTTCTCCGCCAGGCTATGTAGGTCATGATGAAGCTGGACAATTAACGGAACAGGTTCGTCGTAATCCTTATTCTATTATCTTGTTAGATGAGATTGAAAAAGCGCATCCGGATGTTTTAAATATGTTTCTGCAAATTATGGAGGATGGTCGGTTAACAGATAGTCAAGGTAGAGTAGTGAACTTTACTGAAACGGTTATAATCATGACATCAAATGCCGGTGTAACTGACAGAAAACTAGCTACGATTGGATTTAACGATGAAGGAGAAAGTGTTCTAGCAACACAAAGTATTCTTGAAGATCTTAGAGATTACTTTAAACCAGAATTTTTGAATCGTATCGATTCGATTATTGAATTTTCTCCTTTGCAAAAAACTGATTTAATCCAAATTATTAACATCATGCTTAAAGAGTTACAATTGACATTACATGAACAAGGCTATTCAATGGTTGTAACACAAGCAGCAAAAGAAAGAATTGCTGAACTCGGTTATCATCAAGCATTTGGTGCACGCCCATTACGTAGAGCAATTCAAGAGTACATTGAAGACCCGATTACATCCCTTATTATTGAAACAGAAGAATCCGTTCAATCATTTACAGTAGATGTTGCCAATAATAAGATTCATGTTCGAATGAATGAATAA